A window of Nocardia arthritidis genomic DNA:
AAGCCGGTGGCGCGGAAATACTTTACGAGCCGACGGATCAGTTCTACGGCTACCGCGACTACAGCGCCCGCGACCCGGAGGGCCGCCTGTGGACCTTCATGTCGCCGTTGGCTTGATCAGTTCCTCGACTCGGGCGCCGTCTACCACGATGACATCGTCGTCGGTGAGCGCCCAGTGCGGGATGCCTTGGGCGCGAAGGCCTTCGGCGAATCGCTTGCACTCACCGTCGAAATCGGTCGGTGAGTCGATATGGGGGACGATCGGGCGGTCGACCAATCCGAGGCCGTCCCAGCGGATTTCGCCGCCGCCGGCGGTCGCGACCTCGGCCGGATCGTCCACCGTCTCCAGGCCGTGCAGGTCGGGTGTCATGACGGCGGCGCCCGCGCTGTATCCGGCGTAGACCAGTGCGTCGTCGGCCAGCAGCCGGGTGAGCGCGAGATCGGCTCCGCTGCGGGCGAACTGGGCGCGCAGCACGAAGGTGTTGCCGCCGCGCACCAGCACCAGTGGATAATCCGCGAGCTTGCGCGTCAGTTCCGCACCGCGCCCGAGGTATTCGCGCAGATCGAGCACCTCGGGCGTGTAGCCGAGCCGCCGCAGCGGCACCAGATCGCTGGTCACCGCCGACGCCCAGGCCGCGGGCCAGGCGTCACAGGCGTTGGGAACAAGCGCGACCCGGCCCGGCGCGCCGGCCAACTCGACGAGCCGGTCGTGGTGCGCGCCGAACCGGTAGCTGGACAGGAATAGTCGCATCTACAGCGTGAAGGCCAGGTTGTCGACGAGCCTGCGGCCCAGCTCCGCGTCACCGGTGATGGCGATCTCACCGAGGTGGTCGGCCGCCGCGGTGCGCCCGCCGCCGAGTCGCACGAAAAGCCCCGAATCCAAGCGTATTCCGACGGTTTCCGGCCCGTCGAAGGATTCGACATAAGCGGCCCGCCCGTCCACTTGAATGCGCAGCTCGCGCGCCAACGGACCGGTGAGCGTGACGGCGATCCGCGAACCCTGCGGCGCACCACCGCGTTTCACCACCACCCTGGGGATCGAACCGGCGAATTCGGCGAAGGCGAGTTCGGCCCGCGCACCGCCCTCGTCCACCGTGACACCCAGTGCGTCGGCGATATCGAGTTCGTGCATCCAGCAGTCGAACAGCCGCACCCGCATGAACCGGCCGTAGCTCACCTGCCCGATCGGTGACGGCGTCTCGGCCTGCCACTGCGCATCGTCCATGGCCGCCAAGGCCTTCCGGCGTCGATCGATCACCTCCCGGTACAGCTCGAGCAGCTGTGCGCCCGAGCGGGGCCGCAGCCGCTGCACCCAGATCTCGTTCAACGCGGCGGTGTCGTTGCGCACGTGCGGCAGCGTGCGCACATCGATCTTCTCGACCCCGTCCGGCAGCGCGGGCGGTTTCTCGCCGAGCAACCAGGATTCGGTGCCGACAACGTGGGCCACCACGTCGAAAACCGTCCACCCCGGCAGCGGAGACGCTGTGCGCCAGCCGGTTTCGTCCAGGCCGGCGACCAGCGCGGCGATCGCGTCCCACTGCTCGGCGAGCCCGGCGATCAGCGGCGGACGCTCCAGGGTGCGGTCGGTCATGCGAATTCCTCTCTCGTCCAGCGGTATTCGGTCGAACTCAGTCGGCGTCCAGCGCCGCGATGCCCGCGCGAATGGCGGCCGCGGTGGATTCGGGATCGTGCGGGCGGCGCAGCACCAGGCCCGTCGCGAAGCTCAATCTGTCGCCTTTGCGCCGCGGGATGACGTGCAGGTGCACGTGCGGAACCGTCTGGAAGGCCGCGGTGCCGTCGTTGAGCACCAGGTTCGCGCCGTTCGCGGCCAGGCTGCTGCGCCGGATGGCCAGCGCCAGCCGGTGCCCGGCGCGGAATATGTGCGCGCCCAGTTCGGCGTCCAGATCCTCCAGCTCGGTGGCGTGCCGCTTGGGAATCACCAGCGTGTGGCCGCGCACGATCGGCCGGATATCGAGGAACGCGCACAGCGTCTCGTCCTCGTAGACCTTGGTGGCGGGCGCCGCACCCGCCACGATGCGGCAGAACACGCAGTCCTTCACAGGGCAGACCTTACGGCCTGGTCATGATCCGCGTCACTGTCCGGTTTTACACAGTACGGCCGACCTCGTCTCGAACCTTTGAGTAAGTAAGCGACCCGTACGTTCGGTCTTGTTCGGCTCGCCCGAGCCGATCACCATCGAAATCGGCGATCGACCGATTCGCCAGGTACGGGTAGGAGGTGACCGATGACGGCACTGCCGGGAGATTCGGGCATAACGCCGGAATCCGGCTCCCGTATGTGACGGGCATCTCAGATACGCTCACCGCGGGCCGGGTACAGTTTGCGAGATCCAGGCAACCTTACTCACAAGTAATAACGCTCAGGCCGACGACACAGCGCAGTCGGCGAACAGTAGATCGCCCCGGCCGTCTATCGGTGGCTCGAAACTCAGCACGAGAAGGAAGTCAGACAAGTGGAGGCAACGCAGAGCGTAGGCGATTCGTCGCCGCGTGGCGCGCGTGTCGGAGTTGTTCGCGAGTCGAACGCGGGCGAACGACGTGTCGCATTGGTACCGAAGATCATTCCGAGTCTGGTCAAGCACGGTGTGGATGTGGTGATCGAGCCCGGCGCCGGCCTCGGCGCGCTCATCCCCGACGACGCCTACGTCGCGGCGGGCGCGACCATCGGCGATCCATGGTCGGCCGACGTCGTCGTCAAGGTCGCGCCGCCCAACGACGCGGAGGTGGCCAAGCTGGCGGCCGGACAGACCCTCATCGGCTTCCTGGCCCCGCGCAATGCCGACAACCAGATCGCGAAACTGAAATCCGCTGGGGTGCAAGCCTTCGCGGTGGAGGCGATCCCGCGCATCTCGCGCGCCCAGGTGATGGACGCGCTCTCCTCACAGGCCAATGTCGCGGGCTATAAGGCCGTGCTGCTCGCCGCATCCGAATCGACCCGCTTCTTCCCGATGCTCACCACCGCCGCGGGCACCGTCAAACCCGCGACCGTGCTCGTGCTCGGCGTCGGCGTGGCCGGACTGCAGGCGCTGGCCACCGCGAAGCGGCTCGGCGGGCGCACCACCGGCTACGACGTGCGCCCCGAGGTCGCCGATCAGGTGCGCTCGGTCGGCGCGCAGTGGCTCGACCTCGGCATCGACGCCGCCGGTGAGGGCGGCTACGCCCGCGAGCTCACCGACGACGAAAAGGCAAGGCAGCAGCAGGCTTTGGAGGACGCGATCAAGGGCTTCGACGTGGTGATCACCACCGCGCTGGTGCCGGGTCGCCCCGCGCCGCGCCTGGTCACCGCCGCGGCCGTCGAGGGGATGAAGCCCGGCAGCGTGATCGTCGACCTGGCCGGCGAGACCGGCGGCAACTGCGAACTCACCGAACCCGGCAAAACCGTTGTCAAGCACGAGGTCACCATCGCCTCACCGCTGAACCTGCCGGCCACCATGCCCGAACACGCCAGCGAGCTGTACTCGAAAAACATTGCGGCACTGCTGGAACTGATGCTGGTGGACGGAAAACTGGCCCCGGACTTCAGCGATCAGGTGCTGGCGGATTCGTGCGTCACCCGTGAGGTGGAAAAGTAATGTACACAGAACTTCTCGCGAATATCGCGATCCTGGTGCTGTCCGGGTTCGTCGGATTCGCCGTGATCTCCAAGGTGCCCAACACCTTGCACACCCCGCTGATGTCGGGCACCAACGCCATTCACGGCATCGTCGTGCTCGGCGCGCTGGTCACGCTCGGCAATGTCAAGGATCCGTCGATCCTCACCCAGATCATCCTGTTCATCGCCGTCGTGTTCGGAACCCTCAACGTGATCGGCGGTTTCGTGGTCACCGACCGCATGCTCGGCATGTTCAAGAGCAAGAAGGCGGCCAAGTGATGCACACCTTCGACAATGTGACCTACCTGGTCAACGGGCTATATATCGTCGCGTTCGCGCTGTTCATCTACGGCCTGATGGGCCTGACCGGTCCGAAGACCGCGGTGCGCGGCAACCTGATCGCCGCGGCGGGCATGGTGATCGCCGTTGTGGCGACGCTGATTTCGGTGCGGCACACCTCGAACTGGATCCTGATCATCGCGGGCGTCGTCGTCGGCGTACTGCTCGGCGTTCCGCCCGCCAAGTTCACCAAGATGACCGCGATGCCGCAGCTGGTGGCCGCGTTCAACGGTGTCGGCGGCGGCACCGTCGCGCTCATCGCCTGGTCGGAATTCATCAATTCCCAAGGCTTTTCGCACTTCGACGAGCAGCCGACGGTGCATATCGTCATCGGGTCGCTGTTCGCGGCGATCATCGGTTCGGTGTCGTTCTGGGGTTCGCTGATCGCCTTCGGCAAACTGCAGGAGATCCTGCCCGGCCGCCCGATCGGCATCGGGAAACTGCAGCAGCCGCTGAACCTGCTGCTGTTCGCGGGCGCCGTCGCGGCCGCGGTGGTGATCGGGGTCGGCGCCACCAAAGATGGTGTGTCCCAATTGTGGATGATCGCGGTGCTGGTGCTGGCCGGTGTGCTCGGGCTGATGGTGGTGCTGCCGATCGGCGGCGCCGATATGCCCGTGGTGATCTCGCTGCTCAACGCGTTGACCGGATTGTCGGCCGCCGCGGCGGGTCTGGCGCTGAACAACACCGCGATGATCGTCGCGGGCATGATCGTCGGCGCGTCCGGTTCGATCCTGACCAACCTGATGGCCAAGGCGATGAACCGGTCCATCCCGGCCATCGTCGCGGGCGGCTTCGGCGGTGGCGGTGTCGCCGTCGGCGGCGCGGGCGGTGAGCAGAAGCAGGCCAAGGCCACCTCCGCGGCCGACGCCGCGATCCAGATGGCCTACGCGAACCAGGTGATCGTCGTCCCCGGCTACGGCATGGCGGTGGCGCAGGCCCAGCACGCGGTGAAGGAGATGGCCGCGCTGCTCGAGGCCAAGGGCGTCGAGGTCAAATACGCCATCCACCCGGTCGCGGGCCGCATGCCCGGCCATATGAACGTGCTGCTGGCCGAGGCCGAGGTGTCCTATGACGCGCTCAAGGAAATGGACGACATCAACGGCGAATTCGCCCGCACCGATGTGGCCCTGGTGATCGGCGCGAACGATGTCACCAATCCGGCGGCCCGCGAGGACAGCTCCAGCCCGATCTACGGCATGCCGGTGCTGAACGTGGACCAGGCCAAGAGCGTCATCGTGCTCAAGCGATCCATGAACAGCGGCTTCGCCGGAATCGACAACCCGCTGTTCTACGCCGACCACACCTCGATGCTGTTCGGCGACGCCAAGAAATCGGTGGGTGCGGTCACCGAGGAACTGAAGGCGCTGTAAAACCGGCGACGGCCCGCCATTTCGCTTCGATGCGGAACGGCGGGCCGTCTCACTGAGTGGGCAGTACGGGGCCGCCGGACAACTCGGGGATTGCATTCGGCTAGATTCTGCGTGGAGGTCGCCGGTCGAGAGGTACGACCGGATTTTCTCGGACCCGGGGAGGGATCAGATGACCACACCACCGAACTATCCGAATTCCGGTCAGCCGCAGCCAGGTTGGGGCCAGCAGCCGGGATATCCGCCCGCCACACCGGGATACGGCCCGCCGCAACCCGAATCAGGCGCGCAGCTTGGTAATCCGGGGGGATATCCGCCCGCGCCGGGACAGCAGGCTCCCGCGGGAGGCTATCCACAGGGCGGATATCCGCCGCCCCCGTCGGGCGGCTACCAGCAGGGTGGCTTCCCGCCGCCGAATCAGCCTGGGCAGCAGGGGTTCCCGGGCCAGCAGCCGGGCGTTCCCGGCGTGCCGCCCGTCCCGTATTCGCCCACGCCGCCGCAGTCCGGCGGCAAATCGGCGCTCAAGATCGTGATCGCGCTCGTGGTGCTGGTGGTGGTCGGTGGCGGGCTGTTCGGCGCCAGTCGGCTGCTGCGCTCGGATCCACAGAAGATCAATGTCGGCCAGTGCGCGAAACTATCCGGAACCACCTACAAACCGGAGTTCGCGACCAAGGACTGCGGTGACGCCGAGGCGAATTACGTGGTGGCACAGCGGATCGACAAATCCGACGCCGATTGCGCGACCAAGGACTACGCCAGCTACTACGAAACCGGCAAGGGCAACCATTACACGCTGTGCCTGCGCCTGAACGTCAAACAGGGCGACTGCGTCAAGACGTCGACACTCGGTGCGAGCACCAAGGTGGCCTGCACCTCCTCGGCCGACTTCAAGATCGGCCGGATAGTCACCGGTCAGGCGACGCCGAGCGCCTGCGGCAGTGATTACACCGAACGGGAGACGATCGTCTATCCGAAACCCGATCCGATGACGCTGTGCCTGGTCGAGCCGAAGTGACGCCGTAAATTCGGTGGACAGCGGGCGGGCCCCGGGATGATCATGGTCGGGGTGTCTGCACGAAATGAGCCGCTGCGGCTGATCGGTTCCGAAACACCCGCCCAGGGATCGTCGCCGGAGCCCGCCGCCGCGACCCGGCTTCCGTGGTCCGCCGCCATCGATTCCTCCTACACCACGCGGGATGCGCTGGACGCGCTCGCGCTGGCACCGTTCCTGCGTGGCGATCAGCCCTACGCGCGGACGATGCATTTGGAACGGGTCCGCTCGGACGCCACACTGCGTCCGGGCGGCGCCCGTGTGGTGCGGGCCGCCGAGGAGGACAACACCGGCGCCGTGCTCTCGGCCGGACCCGGCTGGACCCTGCGCTCGGTGCGCTGGTCCGGCGGTTCGGCCATGCTCGAAATCACGGCGGAGAGCGACGATCTCGCGCGTTCGGTGCTCGCCGAGGCGATCCGGGACGCCACCGAGACAACCGCGGCCACCGAAACCGTCGACATGGGTTTCTGGCATATGGACGTGCGCGGTTCGCGCCGCCGCGGCAGGGTGGTCTCCACTCCCGAATGGCCGGAGATCCGGGGCAATTACTCGGGCGCCGTCGCGGCGGCGATGGATCGGCTGATGGCGTTGACGGCGGCCGAGGTCACCGGCAGGCTCATCCTGCTGCACGGCCCGCCGGGCACCGGCAAGACCACCGCGCTGCGCGCACTCGCCCGCGCGTGGGCGTCCTGGTGTCAATTCGACTGCGTGCTCGACCCGGAGGTGCTGTTCACCAACCCCGGCTATCTCATGGAGGTGGCGGCGGGCGTCGACGCGGACGGCGAACACGGCCAGCGCTGGCGGCTGCTGGTGCTGGAGGACTGCGACGAGCTGATCCGCGGTGAAGCGAAAGAGACTGCGGGGCAGGGCCTTTCGCGTCTGCTCAACCTCACCGACGGCATACTCGGCCAGGGCCGCGACGTGCTGGTCGCGATCACCACCAACGAGGATCTGTCCCGGCTGCATCCGGCCGTCATCCGCCCCGGGCGCTGCCTCGCGCAGATCGAGGTCGGCCGCCTGTCGCCCGCGGAGGCCGCCGCCTGGCTGGACCGGGCGGGTGCGCCGCGCCTCGACACCGTCGAATACGGTGCGACCCTTGCCGAATTGGTCGCGCACCGCGACGGTGAGGCGCGGATTCGTTCCGTCGCAAGCGATCCCGCGAGCCCAGGTATGTATCTGTAGCCGATTACCGCTGTGGCGCAACGGCATCGGCGAGGAGGAAGCACAGCAGAACCGCGACCAGCGGCACCGTCATCGCGATGGTCAGCGGTACGAGAAGGGTGAACCAGCCGATCAGCGCCGGTCCCGCCAGCAGGCCGAAATAGCCGAGGCCGAAGACCCGCGACATATCGGTGGCCGCCGTCCGCGAGCCCAGATTGCCCGCGGCGGTGAAGATCTGCGGGACGACACCGGACAGGCCGAACCCGGCCATGGTCCAGCCGAGCAGCGTCAGCGGGATCCACAGCGATCCGATGATCAACGCGAAACCCGCTGCCGCCATGGCCGTTCCGTAGCGGACCACCGCG
This region includes:
- a CDS encoding LppU/SCO3897 family protein: MTTPPNYPNSGQPQPGWGQQPGYPPATPGYGPPQPESGAQLGNPGGYPPAPGQQAPAGGYPQGGYPPPPSGGYQQGGFPPPNQPGQQGFPGQQPGVPGVPPVPYSPTPPQSGGKSALKIVIALVVLVVVGGGLFGASRLLRSDPQKINVGQCAKLSGTTYKPEFATKDCGDAEANYVVAQRIDKSDADCATKDYASYYETGKGNHYTLCLRLNVKQGDCVKTSTLGASTKVACTSSADFKIGRIVTGQATPSACGSDYTERETIVYPKPDPMTLCLVEPK
- a CDS encoding DUF5925 domain-containing protein, translating into MVGVSARNEPLRLIGSETPAQGSSPEPAAATRLPWSAAIDSSYTTRDALDALALAPFLRGDQPYARTMHLERVRSDATLRPGGARVVRAAEEDNTGAVLSAGPGWTLRSVRWSGGSAMLEITAESDDLARSVLAEAIRDATETTAATETVDMGFWHMDVRGSRRRGRVVSTPEWPEIRGNYSGAVAAAMDRLMALTAAEVTGRLILLHGPPGTGKTTALRALARAWASWCQFDCVLDPEVLFTNPGYLMEVAAGVDADGEHGQRWRLLVLEDCDELIRGEAKETAGQGLSRLLNLTDGILGQGRDVLVAITTNEDLSRLHPAVIRPGRCLAQIEVGRLSPAEAAAWLDRAGAPRLDTVEYGATLAELVAHRDGEARIRSVASDPASPGMYL
- a CDS encoding HIT family protein, with protein sequence MKDCVFCRIVAGAAPATKVYEDETLCAFLDIRPIVRGHTLVIPKRHATELEDLDAELGAHIFRAGHRLALAIRRSSLAANGANLVLNDGTAAFQTVPHVHLHVIPRRKGDRLSFATGLVLRRPHDPESTAAAIRAGIAALDAD
- a CDS encoding maleylpyruvate isomerase family mycothiol-dependent enzyme, with amino-acid sequence MTDRTLERPPLIAGLAEQWDAIAALVAGLDETGWRTASPLPGWTVFDVVAHVVGTESWLLGEKPPALPDGVEKIDVRTLPHVRNDTAALNEIWVQRLRPRSGAQLLELYREVIDRRRKALAAMDDAQWQAETPSPIGQVSYGRFMRVRLFDCWMHELDIADALGVTVDEGGARAELAFAEFAGSIPRVVVKRGGAPQGSRIAVTLTGPLARELRIQVDGRAAYVESFDGPETVGIRLDSGLFVRLGGGRTAAADHLGEIAITGDAELGRRLVDNLAFTL
- a CDS encoding NAD(P) transhydrogenase subunit alpha encodes the protein MYTELLANIAILVLSGFVGFAVISKVPNTLHTPLMSGTNAIHGIVVLGALVTLGNVKDPSILTQIILFIAVVFGTLNVIGGFVVTDRMLGMFKSKKAAK
- a CDS encoding Type 1 glutamine amidotransferase-like domain-containing protein translates to MRLFLSSYRFGAHHDRLVELAGAPGRVALVPNACDAWPAAWASAVTSDLVPLRRLGYTPEVLDLREYLGRGAELTRKLADYPLVLVRGGNTFVLRAQFARSGADLALTRLLADDALVYAGYSAGAAVMTPDLHGLETVDDPAEVATAGGGEIRWDGLGLVDRPIVPHIDSPTDFDGECKRFAEGLRAQGIPHWALTDDDVIVVDGARVEELIKPTAT
- a CDS encoding NAD(P)(+) transhydrogenase (Re/Si-specific) subunit beta, whose product is MHTFDNVTYLVNGLYIVAFALFIYGLMGLTGPKTAVRGNLIAAAGMVIAVVATLISVRHTSNWILIIAGVVVGVLLGVPPAKFTKMTAMPQLVAAFNGVGGGTVALIAWSEFINSQGFSHFDEQPTVHIVIGSLFAAIIGSVSFWGSLIAFGKLQEILPGRPIGIGKLQQPLNLLLFAGAVAAAVVIGVGATKDGVSQLWMIAVLVLAGVLGLMVVLPIGGADMPVVISLLNALTGLSAAAAGLALNNTAMIVAGMIVGASGSILTNLMAKAMNRSIPAIVAGGFGGGGVAVGGAGGEQKQAKATSAADAAIQMAYANQVIVVPGYGMAVAQAQHAVKEMAALLEAKGVEVKYAIHPVAGRMPGHMNVLLAEAEVSYDALKEMDDINGEFARTDVALVIGANDVTNPAAREDSSSPIYGMPVLNVDQAKSVIVLKRSMNSGFAGIDNPLFYADHTSMLFGDAKKSVGAVTEELKAL
- a CDS encoding Re/Si-specific NAD(P)(+) transhydrogenase subunit alpha — translated: MEATQSVGDSSPRGARVGVVRESNAGERRVALVPKIIPSLVKHGVDVVIEPGAGLGALIPDDAYVAAGATIGDPWSADVVVKVAPPNDAEVAKLAAGQTLIGFLAPRNADNQIAKLKSAGVQAFAVEAIPRISRAQVMDALSSQANVAGYKAVLLAASESTRFFPMLTTAAGTVKPATVLVLGVGVAGLQALATAKRLGGRTTGYDVRPEVADQVRSVGAQWLDLGIDAAGEGGYARELTDDEKARQQQALEDAIKGFDVVITTALVPGRPAPRLVTAAAVEGMKPGSVIVDLAGETGGNCELTEPGKTVVKHEVTIASPLNLPATMPEHASELYSKNIAALLELMLVDGKLAPDFSDQVLADSCVTREVEK